The following DNA comes from Desulforegula conservatrix Mb1Pa.
AGATGAATTCGTTTTCAGCCCAGAGCATAATACTCTGGAAGAAAGAATATGGAGAAAATGATCTGATCATTTTTCTTCTTGCTGAAGGGTATGGAAGAATCACTGCCATTGCAAAGAATGCAAAAAAAAGTGTAAAGCGTTTTGGTGGGGTTCTTGAACTTTTTACCCTGATTGATGCGGAACTTAAAACCACGAGGAACCAGGCATTTTACATTCTTTCAGAGGTTTCCCTCGAGTCCCCGTATGAAAGAATTAGGACGGACTTCTTAAAGACCGCCCATGCCAGCTACTGGGCAGAAATTCTTAATGGCTGGATAGAAGAAGGCCATCCCCAGGATGAGATTTTTCAGCTCTTCAGAACCTCGCTTGAAAATCTTGATGAGGACAGAGTACCTGCTGAAACGCTTGGAATAATATTTCAGATAAAGCTCCTGCAACTTTCCGGGCTTTCTCCTGATTTCAGCTCTTGTTTAGGGTGTGGCCTGGAAATAGATCGTATCCATGATAAGAGGCTTTTGTTTGATATCAAGGATGGCAGAACAATCTGCGGTTCATGTTCATCCAAAAGCCATGATGGAAAGAAATTAAGAATTTCCAAGGGCACACTGAATGAGCTGAGATGGATTCAGAAAAATACTTGTTCCATGGCCATGCGTTTACGCCTTAATCAAGTATCGATAAGTGAAAGCAGGGCTATCTTAGAGAGATTTCTTCCTTTTCATATGGGCAAGGACATTAACAGTCTCCGTTTTTTGAACATTTTGAGACACGAAATATAGATCCGGAGTTTTATAAATGGATATAAGAAAGATTATTGATGCCAATCCCTTAAAGGCTTCGGCTCCGTGCAGGGTGGATCTGGGCGGAACCCTCGATCTCCCTGCTATGCATTATCCCCTTAAGCATATTTCACCATGCACCTTTAATATAGCCCTTGATATGAGGACGAGAATAAAAATCAGTCCTTATGCTATTGGCAAAGTAAAGATCAGCTCCAAAGGATTTGATGACGCCGAATTTGATTCTGATGCTCTTCCTTTCAGGCATCCAATGGGGCTTATTTTTGCCATAGCCGCTCATTTTAATCTTGATGGCGTCCATATTGAAATATCTTCTGAATCTCCTCCAAGAAGCGCACTCGGAGGATCTTCCGTTGCTGCTGTCGCTCTTGTGGGCGCAATAAAATATCTGCTATCTGAAAATAAAGGACTTGAGCTTGTTTCTGATCCTTTATTCAGAAAAGATGTCTGTCTTACTGCCCACGCAATTGAAAGCGGTACAGCCGGGGTCCCATGCGGTTATCAGGATCAGCTTGCTGCAGCTTTTGGTGGGGTAAATCTCTGGTCATGGCTTGCATGCGCGAATGGCAATCCATATAAAAAAGAAGAAATTCCTGTAAAAAATAAGTCACTTAAAGATAATATACTCGTTGCATATTGCGGAAAGCCCCATGTGTCGGCTGATGTCAATTCAGAATGGATGAGACGTTTTGCTGAAGGCGAAAGAAAACCATGGATAAAAATTTCAGATCTTACACGCAGGTTTTATAAGGCTTTTCTTGCCTCTGACTGGAGTTCGGCTTCTACCATAATGAACGAGGAGACAGAAATTCGCCTTGAAATGACTCCGGATGTACTTGATGAAACAGGCAAAAAGCTATATGAATCAGCAAAAAAAATACAATGCGGTTCAAGATTTGCCGGAGCAGGCGGAGGCGGATGCGTATGGGCGATAGGATCGTCTGATAATATATCGAAGCTCAAAAATGAATGGGCCGGTATTCTTGAATCATCAGATGGCGGCAGTCTGCTTGAAACAGACGTCGATACCGAAGGTTT
Coding sequences within:
- the recO gene encoding DNA repair protein RecO — its product is MNSFSAQSIILWKKEYGENDLIIFLLAEGYGRITAIAKNAKKSVKRFGGVLELFTLIDAELKTTRNQAFYILSEVSLESPYERIRTDFLKTAHASYWAEILNGWIEEGHPQDEIFQLFRTSLENLDEDRVPAETLGIIFQIKLLQLSGLSPDFSSCLGCGLEIDRIHDKRLLFDIKDGRTICGSCSSKSHDGKKLRISKGTLNELRWIQKNTCSMAMRLRLNQVSISESRAILERFLPFHMGKDINSLRFLNILRHEI
- a CDS encoding GHMP family kinase ATP-binding protein, whose product is MDIRKIIDANPLKASAPCRVDLGGTLDLPAMHYPLKHISPCTFNIALDMRTRIKISPYAIGKVKISSKGFDDAEFDSDALPFRHPMGLIFAIAAHFNLDGVHIEISSESPPRSALGGSSVAAVALVGAIKYLLSENKGLELVSDPLFRKDVCLTAHAIESGTAGVPCGYQDQLAAAFGGVNLWSWLACANGNPYKKEEIPVKNKSLKDNILVAYCGKPHVSADVNSEWMRRFAEGERKPWIKISDLTRRFYKAFLASDWSSASTIMNEETEIRLEMTPDVLDETGKKLYESAKKIQCGSRFAGAGGGGCVWAIGSSDNISKLKNEWAGILESSDGGSLLETDVDTEGFRIDE